The Desulfallas thermosapovorans DSM 6562 nucleotide sequence AACCGTAAAGCGGTACAGCGACATATGCGGGAAATGGGAATCGCCGGCATTTCTCCCGGCCCGAACCTGAGTAAGCGTAACCAGCAACATAAGGTCTATCCATACTTGCTCAGTAACCTTGAGATCACCCGCCCAGACCAAGTCTGGGGCATAGATATTACCTACATTCACCTGCAAAAGGGCTGGGTATACCTGGTGGCAATCATGGACTGGTATTCTCGCTATGTGATTAGTTGGGAAATGGATCTCACGCTGGAGATATACTTTGTTCTGGAAGCGGTCAAAAGAGCCCTGACCCAATCCCGGCCGGAAATCATGAACAGCGACCAGGGAAGCCAGTTTACCAGCCCGCAGTACATAGAGATTTTAAAAAACGCTGGGGTCCAAATCAGCATGGACAGCAAGGGCAGGGCCACTGACAACATCTTTATCGAGCGCCTTTGGCGTAGCCTCAAGTATGAGGAAGTATACTTAAACGAGTATGCTAGTCCCCGAGAAGCCAGACAAAGAATCGCCTGTTACCTAGACTTTTATAACCATCGCCGCCCTCACCAATCGCTGAATTACCAGACACCTGCAGAACTTTACATGCATTCCTGCCAAAATATGCAAAAGGAAGTGACCAAAACCAGGGAAATTATTGCAGGAATGGCAGCAGGAATGATTTCACAACCTTAACTATTTTACCTGTAATAAATTAACCAAACATATGTTGGGCTCTTATATTTTTAAAAAAACTGTCTTGACAATGGGGTCCACCTTAAAATACGTGTGAGCTCATGAGTTTTTAGCCTACCTATGAGGGATTGAAACGGTTCGCTTCCTATTTAGCCCCCTAACACAATTGGACAGTTAGACTTCAATTTAGTAATGTTAAGTTAAGGGGGCGTGATCCAATTGACCAGAAAACAATACCCACCTGAAATAAAAATGCAGATCGTAAAAGAAGCCATGGAAACGGGCAATGCCTCTATAGTAGCTAGAAGGCACAGTATTGCCGCTAGCCTGGTGGCCCGCTGGGTAAGATGTTATAAAAGAGCTTTTAAGCCTGGCCGATATATCCTCCAGCCGGCTGGCTGCGGGGGCGGCGCCGGAAGCGTAGTCTTACCGGGATTTCATTGCCGGCATGCTGGAGCGTTACTTCAATAACCTGGTGGTTTCCGGCCGCACCCGCCCGTTACTAAACGGCCTGGAGATATGCCGCCTGCTCAATATCCAACCATCCCCGTTGGTGGCTGGTTGCTGGAAGAACTGGCCGTTGCCCGGGCTGCGGGTGAAGTGTGCACCCGCCGGGAGGCGGAGGAGTGGTTGCGGGAAAGGTACCGGCGGGGAGGGCCGGGGCAGGGTTAGGTAAATTTTGTTTCGAAGGAGGAGCGGTCATGTCCCGCGAAGAGAAAATACGGCGCCGGCGCCTGGAAATCTTAAGAATTTTACACGCCCGGCCGGATGGGCGGTGCGCTTATACGGAACTGGCCGGGAAACTGGGCGTGAGCAAGCGCACGTTACAGCTTGACGGTCAGAAGATGTGTCGGGAGGAACTGGTGCGCCCCTGTACCGGCGGCCTGGAGATCACCGACCATGGCCGGGAGTTGTGCGGCGGCTTTTCCGTCCCGGGCGACGGCGGGTACCTGAACAGTCCGTTGAAAAAAGACGATTTGCGCCGGGCGGTCGAATTGCGCCTGTTATACCAGGCCGAGAGGAGCGGGTCGCGGTCCGACGGGATGACTCTCGAAGAAATGAAGCGCCGTCTGGAATCGATGTTTGAAATCAGTGGGGAGCTGGCAGAGGGAGGCCGCCGGGGAGTCTCCAGCGATACGCTGGAGCGGGATCTGCAGCTTATGCGGGAAAATGGGCTGGTGAGCCGGGATGAAAACAGAAACTGGCGGCTGGGCCACGGCCTGCTGCCCCCGCTGGTCCTGGACGCCGACCTGGCTGCCGTCCTGATGGAGCAACTGCAGATCGCCCCCGGCCTGGTGCCCATGTGCAAGGAAATGGAAACGGTGAAAGAAAAACTGCGCGCCGCCCTGGTGGTGGCCAACCGGGAGCGGTGGTTGGAGACCCTGCTGCGCCTGGCGGAACGCGTAGTTGTGCACGGCCGGACGGCACCGGGCGCCTGTGGCGGCGCGGTGGCTGGCCGGAAGGAGGGGCTTTTTGCCGGTCCCGCAGGTGAAACTGAAGGTAAAACCGCCGCCGGGCGGGAGGCCCCGCCGGGTGAAACGACAGCGAAACTCTTTGCATTGCTTCAGGAAGCGGCCAGCGCCGGCCGGGCGGTGAAAATATCCTACCAGGGCCGGTGCCACCGGGTGGTGCCGCGCGGGATCGCCTATCACTGGGAGCGGGGCCGCTGGTATTTGCTGGCCGGCAGGCCGGGAAAGAGAATGGAAAGATTGCACGTTTTCCGGGTGGAGCGCATTCAAGAAATCAGTCCGCTTGATCAGTATTATCCCGCCCCCGCCTTTGATTTAAACAGTTACCTGGCAGGATGCTGGGGCATCAACCAGGGACCGCGGTTGCCGGTCGCCTTTTCCTGTGTTGATACGCCCCACGATCCGCGGGCCGTGGAGCGCCTGTGCCGGGAACTGGCCGGCCGCAAAGAGGTCGCCTGTACGATTCAAGCTGCGCCGGACGGCCGGGTGGAAGTGCGGGACGAGGTGGAGGGATTGAGCGAGTTTTTATCCTGGCTGCGCCGTTACGGGGATGCCGTCACCGTGCTCTCCCCTGCCGAGGTCAGAGAAAGTCTTTGCCGCACCGGTTTAAAAATGCTACAGCGTTATGGCGAATTGTAATTGCAACGGGAGGCTGCCGTAATGCATGAAGATACCTTAGTCCGCCTGAATAAATTGCTTACTCTCCTGGGCAATCACCCGGAGGGACTTTCCGCTCGGGAGGCTGCCCGCCTGACCGGTTATCCGGCCGGAGTGTTGCTCGACGACCTCAACCGGATGGCCGAAACGGTGGAACTGGCCGGATACTACCCGCTCTATTCCGATGATGACGGCGCGGCAATGTCCTCCGGGCATGATGAATTGGATGTGCGCTGGTACCTTTCCGGCGCGGAGCCCTTTCCGCCTTTCAACCTGCATGTTTCCGAGGCGGTGGCCCTGCTCTGGCTGCTCGACCATTTCCCGCACGCCGGCAGGTTGAAAGAACTACGGGAAAAACTGGGTGGTCTACTAGGTTTTAACGGCCGGGTGGCAGCCACCCCATCCCGAAAGAGCGGGAAATACGGGGTGCCGCCGGCGGAGTTGAAAAAACTGCTTGCCGCCCGGGGCGGAACGGTACAGCACCGCACGCCGCACCTGGATCTATTGCGTGAAGCGGTGCTCCGGCCGGAAGTGGTGTGCATGACTTATTACGCCCGCAGCGATGACGCGCTCTGGCAGGATATTGATGTTTACCCCCTGGGGCTGGTCTATTTTACCGAAACCGGGATCTGGTATTTGGTCGGCAGGCGCCTTCTACACGGCGAAAACATGGTTTTTCACCTGGGCCGGGTGAAAAAAGTCTCCCAGACGGGGAAAAAATTCACCTACCCGGAGGACTTTTCCCTGCGCCATTACCTGGCTCCTCGCTGGGGCATGGATATGAGCCCGCCGGTACGGGTGAAGGTGCGTTTTTACGATGAAGCCGGCGTGCTGGAGAAAGTGCGGTCCGAGTTTGCCCGGCGCGGTTTGGCCGGTTTGCGGGCGGAGCCGGGCGGCACGCTTCTGTTTGAAGGCGAAGTATACGGTTATCTTTATTTCAGCCGCTGGCTGCTCGGGTTCGGTTCCAGCGTAGAAGTGCTTGCGCCCGAAGAACTGCGCCGCAGGATGATTGCGGTGGCCCGCCACTGGTACGCGTACGGGCGGAAGCGGTGAGTTGTTTTCCCGGGGGCGGGAAATGCGTCACAGTCAAAGTAGAATAAAGCCGGAAAATTGTTGACCGCCTTTTGCACCGGGGCGGTTTTTTTGTGCGCGCAAAAAATATTCCCACCCTCGGTGTTATGATGAAATTACCTGTGGGCGGTGCCGGAGGTATATCGACGGTAGATCATCTCCGCGGTCGCGTTGGGGGATAAGAAAATACGGGAATTTTCACCAAAGTTTTCTAAGTAGGGAGGAATTGCGCGAAGGAGGAAGAAAAATCAACTAAATGACATTTACGGAAATTCCGTTGTTTTTATATGAGATAGATTGCTTCAATGTATTTTGAACGGGGGTGAATGAAATGACCAGAGACACCGTTTTCCCCACCGGCGGCGCGCGTAAAATGGCCGGTGCGGCGCTGGGCACGGCCGCGGGCGGCTGGATCGGGGCGAGCATTGGCGGCAACATCGGGAAAATTTTCGGTGTACCGGGTGCGGCTGCGGGGGCGCTGATCGGGGCCGTTCTCGGTGCCATCATCGGGGTGCAGAACTTAGATGATAATCAGCGTAAATAGTGAAAGACGTCCCTATGAGGGTGGGTGGGGTGGAAAGCGCATAACCGGCGTGGCGGTAAAATTACCCGGCATAAATATGTGCCGGTCTTTAGATATTATGTTCTTTGCCGGTACGGCACTGGAACGGGAGGTGTGTTTTTTAGATTGAAAAAAACACTGATTACCTTTATTGGCACCGGTAATTATAGCGAAACGACTTATCAGAACAGTGCGATCAGTGTGAAAACGAAGTATTTCCCGGTTGCGGCCGCCCTGCTCGCTTCTCCGGAACGTATTCTGGTGGTCCAGACCACGCAGGCGCGGGAAAAGCACTGGCAGTCCCTGCGTGGGGAACTGCTCGGGCAGGGACTGCCGGAGCCGGGGGAACTGGCCATCCCCGGTGGAGAGACAACGGCCGAATTGTGGGAGATTTTTAGGCGAATTGTGGCGTCGGTGGGAAAAGAAGAGGAAGTGGTTTTTGACATTACCCATGCTTTTCGCACCATCCCGCTGATCTCCTTTCTCAGTGTGGCCTACCTGAAATTTGTGCGGGGGATTGAAATCACCGGTTTATATTACGGAGCCTATGAGGCGCGGGATGAAAAAAATATCAGTCCGATCTTCGATTTGACCGGTTTTTGCGAACTGCTCGACTGGATTGTGGGGGTCAACGCTTTTATCAGCTATGGTGCGGCGCAGAAACTGGGCGGCCTGCTCAAACGGGCGCAAAAAGTGAAAAGTCTGGCCGGCGATAAGGGACGTTCCGAACTAAACCGGTTTGGCGAGTTAATCACCCAAATATCCAACGCCCTGCTCACCGTGCGCCCCTTTGAGGTGCTGGAAACAACCGCGAAACTGGAAAGATACCAAGCTGGTACGGAATCAAGGCGGCAACTGGAACACGACATCAAAAACTGGGCGCCTCCCTTCGGTATGCTGCTGGATGAACTGTTAAACGATTATCTCCCCTTTGCCGGAAACAAGGATCATACCAGGGAAACCAACCTGTCCCGACAGCTTGAAATGGTCCGCTGGTACGTAAAAAGGCAGTACATTCCCCAGGCGCTTACCCTGATGCGTGAACTGGCCATCAGCGAGCAGATGCGCCGTGAGGGCAGGCTGGCGGAAGGTCTGAATGTGAATTTACGGGAAGAGATGGCCCGGAAGTTCCACAGCGCGATCAAGAGTAAAACACCGCTGGGCAACCTGTGGAGCCGCCTGCCCGGTTTGCGCAATGATGTGGATCATGCCGGCTGGCGTGACAGTTCGCGTTCTGCAAGAACCATCCTGGAAGATACGGCGGGGTGTCTGGGTTTTCTGGAGGAATATTTTCGCCAGCCGTCTTTCCCGAATAATCCGGGAGCCCGCCGGGAAGAGGATGTTCCGGTGAAGCGTGCGGCCGGGGAAAAGAAAGTTCTAATCAGCCCTCTGGGCATGTCCCCGGGGCTGCTCTACACGGCGGTCAGGCGGATTGCGCCGGATTTTCTGCTGGTGCTCACTTCAAAGGAGGCTGTCGCTTCACTGGAGGAGATCCTGGCGCGGGCGGGCTACACGGGCAGGTGTGAAGTGATCACCGTCGCCGACCCCCACACCGGTTTTGACCGGGTGCCGGAAGTGCTGGCGCGGATAGAACAATCACTTCCCGATCCGTCCGGCTGCCGCCTGTACATCAACCTGACCGGCGGCACTACCTGCCTGCAGCACATTATTTCCCGCGCGGGCGGGGTGCTTGCCAGTGGGGGCGCAGCGGTGACCACAGTGGCCATGATCGACCGCCGCCCGGCTTCCGAGCAAAGGGAAGAGCCCTGTGTGCTGGGGGAGATGATAGTGGTGGACGGGGATGGAAAGGGAGAAAATGCGGGAGGTGCATGAATTGAAGTGTGAACTGACGGCGACGTACAAGCTGACCACCCCCCTGTTCATGGCCGGGGCGGAGCAGACCGCCGCGGAACTACGCGCCCCGTCGGTTAAGGGCGCCCTGCGCTTCTGGTACCGGGCCGCGGCCTTGGCCCGCCTGGGCGATTGGCATAAAGTGCGGGAAGAGGAACAAAGGATTTTTGGCAGCACCGGAACCGGGCAGGGGCGGTTTTTGCTCAGCGTGACAGGGAAGGGGCTGTCCGAACCGGAGATTTTTGATTTCAGGCGTGACCGGGCGGGAATTGCCTATCTCGGCTATGGCCTGAGAGAGGCTCAAAGAAAGTATTTCAAGCCGGGCGCGGAGATCACTGTGCGGCTGCTTTTCAGGCCGGACAGCGGTGAGGTGGTAATCGCGCCGGTTAAGAAGGCCCTAATTGCCCTGGGCCTGTTCGGCGGGCTCGGCGCCCGCGCGCGCAACGGCCTGGGCTCGGTGGCGCTCACTTCCCTGAAGCTCGACGGCGTTGAGGAATGGCAAAACCCGCAAAATGAAAAAGAGCTGCAGGAAAGAATCGCAGCATTTGTGCACGGCCTGGCCCCCCTGCCGGCGGAGTTGCCTGAATATACTGCTTTCAGCGGCCGCAGCCGCATAGTTGTCGCCGGAATGGGCCGCGATGCGGTCGAATTGCTTGACGGCATCGGCAGAAAAATGATGGCATACAGGCGCGATATCAAAGGTGATTCCGCCCTGATCAGAAAATTCCTCAACCGCGGCGACATAGGCACTCACCCGCGCCGGGTGGCCTTCGGCCTGCCGCATAATTACTTTTTTAGAGCAGACAGAGCCAAAGCCGAGGTAAAGGCCGACCGCCGGGAGCGCCGGGCCGGACCCCTGTTCATCCACATCCATTCCCTGGCCGGCGGCCAGTATGCGGCTGTGCTCGCTTTGCTGCCGGCGGTATTTCTACCCGCGGAAGAAAAAATACAAATTTCCGGGTCCGGCAGAAATAAAAATGTGCCCTGCCTGGTGGATTACGAGGTTGTGAATAATTTTATGCAAGAATTCCCCAACCGATTGGAGGTAGTTCTTTGAGAACATTGCATTTCACCCTGGGGCCGGTGCAGGGTTTCGTGGCCAGTGCCCGGCGTACCCGGGACCTGTATGCCGGTTCCTTTCTACTTTCCTATCTGGCCGGGCAAGCCATGTACGCTGTCACCTGTGCCGGGGGGGAGATTATTTTCCCGGCTGTGAGTGATAAAAATAAACAAATCACTGATCCCCTTTTGAAGGCCATAAGAGTTACAGCCGAAAAGAAAATGACTTTAAAATACGGGCCAGAAACCGGCAGCCTGCCAAACCGGTTTAAAGCGCGGATTCCAGACGGTTTTGATCCAGACTCATGCCGGCGAGCCGTGCTTGTTGCCTGGCAGCACATCGCTGCTGTGGTATGGGAGAAATTTGTCAATGCTGTGGCCGGTGAAGGCAAAGCGGTCAGGGAGATCTGGGACCGGCAGGTAAATGGCTTCTGGGAAATCAACTGGGCCGTAGGCGAGGAAGACAACCTGCTGGACCGGCGCAAAAACTGGCGTAGCTACGTGCCGGCTGCGGAACCGGGGGACAAGTGTACCGTTATGGGTAACCTGCAGGAGCTTTCCGGTTATACCCGTGCTCAAAGGAAAGAGAGGGAAAAACAGCGCGCTTTTTGGGAGCAAATGGGGCAAAAGTTGCCCGGTTTGGAATTGCGAGATGATGAGCGGTTATGCGCCATCGCCTTGATTAAACGTTTGTACCCGCTGGTGGCCGAAGAAACCATCGGGTGGAAATTGCCCCGGCACTACCCGTCAACTTCTTACATGGCCGCGGTGCACTGGATAGCCCGCACCATTGAGCAAAAACCCGGCTGGGCGGAAAAGTTCGCCCGGCAGGCCCGAGCTTGCGGTTTCGAGACCGGCGGCACGGGTATTGAGCCCGGTACAGGCATTAAATGCATAATAAAAGCGGCAGGCAAGCAACCCCGGTCGGCCGGGCTTGCTCGTTTGAACGGTAATTGTTTTTTTGATAGCACTCTGGAAAATGACCGGCTCTGGAAGGTAAACACAGCTGACTGCCGGAAAAAATTGCGCGGGTTGCTAAAAGAGCACAAAGAGCCGGCTCCCTTTTACGCCCTGTTGCTTATGGACGGAGATGAACTGGGGGCATTATTGAGAGAGGACAGGGAAAAAGGCGGTGACGGTTCGCACGTCAGCCGGGCGCTGTTGAATTTTAGCAAGCTGGTCAAGGAAACTGTGCAGGCGCATAACGGAATCACCGTTTATGCCGGCGGTGATGACGTGCTTGCTTTATTGCCCCTGGAAGATGCCCTGGCGGCGGCCATGGAGTTGCAGTTCCGTTATAAAGCTGCCTTTAAAGAGATGGGTAGGGAAAAAAGGGCCACCATTTCCGGGGCGATCATTTACGCCCACCACCACGCTCCGCTCAAATCCGTACTGGCAAGGCTACACCATTTGCTGGACAAAGTCGCTAAGGATGAGACGGGTCGCGATAGCCTGGCCGTGTGCGTTTGGAAGGGGGCTGGCCCGGTGCTTACGTGGTCCGCACCCTGGCAAGTGCTGCTGGAAGGATACGGCCAGGACGGTGATACGGTGCCAGGGGGAACTGGATCAAATTTAATTGACGAACTGGTTGAAGTTTTTGCCGCCGGAAATGACAAGTCCGGAGAGTATAACAGTTCCTTTTTTTATAATATCCGTTCCCGGTTTGAAATTTTAGCGGCGGGTGCTGAACAGGAAAAGAACCGGGTTTTTACCCGGTCTATTGCCGGTGGAGAGGATGCACTATTGAAAGAAAATGAAGATATTGTCGACCTGCTCACTGCTGAATACCTGAAAGGCATGGAACGGGAAAAGGACAGGGTATCCCTTGACACGGCTAATGAACGCATGCGTCGCCTGGTGCGCCTGTGTCGCCGGTCCTGGCGGGAAAAGGGCGAGTTACACATAGCCAAAGGCCCACTAACCATGGATGGTGCTTTGCTGGTGCGCTTTTTGGCTACAAAGGGGGTGCGGGAATAAAAATGGAATTCAATGGAAAACTATGGGTATTTGAAGCCCTGGATACGTTTTTCTTCCGTGACGGTTCCCCCTATAACGCCGGTGAGGGCGGGCAAACCGGTACGCAGAGCATGTTTCCACCGTTTATAAGCACCCTCCAGGGAGCCGTGCGTATTGTGCTGGCCACGCAAAGGGGTTGGACGCCCGAACGACCGGAAAAGTGGCCCGGGGAACTGGGTACGCCCAGTAATTTGGGAATGGTTGAACTGCGCGGCCCTTACTTGCTCAAAGGGGAAAAATTTTTATTCCCCATGCCGCTGCACGTTCTGCATCAGGAGAATTCCGCCGGCGGGGAAGGGGCTTACACCCGGCTGCAACCGGGAGAATTGGTGGAATGCGACCTGGGCCGGGTGCGCCTGCCTGAACTGCAACAAAGCCTGCCAGGGGCAAAACCGCTGGAGGGGTCCTGGTTGGATGCCGAGGGCCTGAAGGCGGTACTTCATGGCGGGCTGCCCGGCGTGGAACATATTTTCCACGCCGGGGACCTGTGGCAGGGAGAAAACCGGGTGGGCATTGAACGGGACAGAAAAAGTCGCACTGCTGCCCAGACAAAGTTATATTCCAGTGTGCACGTGCGACCGCAAAAAGATGTGACAGTGGCCGTGCTGGCCGGCGGTGTTCCGGAGGACTGGCACCCCAGCGACACCCGGGTTGTGCGGCTAGGTGGCGAGGGTCGTTACGCGCGGGTAAAGGTGTACAGGCGGGAAGTACAGCTGCCGCGCGCCCCGGAGATAAAACCGGCGGGTGGTGTGGTGCGCTTTACCGTAACCCTGATTACTCCCGGCCGGTACCGGGAAGGAGAGACGTGCCAGGTAATCAGATACGGCCCGCCCGGTATTCCAGGGGAATGTGTCAGCGCTTGCATCGGAAAGCTGCAAACGGTAGGTGGATGGGATTCTATAAGTCATTGCCCCCGCCCGGCTGAACCCGTCATTCCCGCCGGGAGCACCTGGTTTTTTGAAGCGAAAGAAAACGCCCTGGAAGAGGTTAGATCCCTGCATGGTAAAGTCAACGATGCTTGGGGATACGGACAAATTGTACTGGGTAAATGGGAGGAGTGCTAAATGAAATCCGTTATTTTAGGTTTGCTGGCGGAAACGGCTTTGCACCCGGGAACGGAACAAAGCGCCGGGGTGATCGACTTGCCCGTGGCCCGGGAGGCGGTCGGCGGTTACCCGGTGATTGCCGGTTCAAGTTTAAAAGGAGCTTTGCGTGATTTTATGGAGCAAATATTAGGGGAAAATGACTCCCGGGTAACCAATTTTTTTGGCCGGCCTGACAATGCCGGGGTGGTGGCTGTGACTGACGCGCGGCTGTTGCTTTTGCCTGCCCGTTCCCTGACCGGTCACTATAAATGGGTGACCTGCCCGTACCTGTTGGAACGTTACCAGCGTGATCGTGAACTGGCCGGCCTGCCATGTGATTTTAGAATTCCGGAGCCAAAGGAAGAACAGGCTGTAATACATTCCGGCACAAGAAACGGCGGGCAGGATTCACTTTTTTTAGAGGAACTGGTTTTCAATGTGGCACAGCAGGACCTATCCGGTTTAATCGATAATTTTGCCGGCCTGGTTAAGCATCAAGCGGTGCAAAACCGGTTGCCCGGGCAGCTGGCAGTAATTAGTGACGACGAATTTGCCTATTTTGCCCGCTACGGCTTGCAAGTAAACGCGCGCAATGTTTTAGATAATGAAACCAAAACCAGTAAAAATCTCTGGTATGAGGAAACCATTCCGCCGGATAGCTTGTTTTACGCTTTGCTCATCCCTCGCCCGGGAGCGGGTGAGGCTCTGGCGGAGCTGCGGCAATTGTTCGGCAAACAGCCCTTCCTGCAGGTGGGAGGCAATGAAACTGTAGGCCAGGGCTGGTGTTCTGTGACCTGGTTGGAGGGAAAGGATGGTGGGCGATGAACAGGACGCTGGAGCAGAAACGGGCCGCTCACGCGCTGGGAAAGGTTAGGGACATAGAGAAATTAAATGAAGATGAGCAGAAAAAATACTCTTCCTACGTGAAAAGCCTGCCAGCCGCTATTTTGGCGAACGGGCTGGGACAGGCCGCCGCCGGCCTGGTGGCCCGGGCCAAAGGAAATGATGATGACATACATAGAGTGATCTACAATCACTTGGAAGAATGGCTCTGCCGGGAAAATAAAAAATCCCCCTACCAGGGAGAGAAAGGCCTGATCGATGCCATCACCGCCCGGGACCGCAACGCTTACCTGCTCGCCCAGGTGGAAGCGCTATCCTGGATGGAATGGTTAAAAAAATTCGCCACGGCCTATCTGAAGCAGCCGGAGGGGGATGAAGATTGATGTTGCCTGATTTTAAACTACCACTGTACAAAACCGCGCATGCAATACCGGAAAACCTGCCAGCTAGTGGCCATGCGGGGCTGTGGTACGATAAGTACTGCTCACAGTGGACAAAAGATAAAAACGGCAGCAAGTTGAATTTTGAAAAATTGGACTGGATTAAAACCGTGACCGGGCAAAACGCTGGCATGCCGGAATTAATAACCGAAATGAAGGAGCGCCTGGTTCGTTTGGCCGAAAGCCGGTGCGGCAAGGTGTTCTTTTTTAATACCGGTGGCCGTTTTGTCACTGGCCTGGGACGGGAACACCCGGTGGAAAACGGTTTTACCTGGCATTTTTTGCTCGGGGCACCCTTTCTGCCCGGCCCTTCCGTCAAAGGAGTGGTGCGCGCTTGGGCTGAAACCTGGTTGCAGGAAGAGCAGAGCGTGATCGACCGCATTTTTGGCCCGGAAAAGAAAAATACCAGGCGAGTGGGCAGCGTTGTTTTCTTTGATGCCCTGCCGGCAGCACCGGTTAAATTGGAGGCGGAGGTGATGACCCCGCATTATATGGAATACTACAAGGGCCAAGAACCGCCCGCCGACTGGCATAGCCCCAATCCCATCCCCTTTTTGACCGTGGCTGCCGGCCAAACCTTTGTTTTTGCCATTGCTCCCCGGCGGCCGGAAAATGAAAATGACCATGCTGATATGGAGCGTGTGGCCGGGTGGCTGGAGAATACTCTGTTAAATGCAGGTGCCGGGGCAAAAACGGCGTCCGGTTATGGTCGTTTTATCCGGGATAAAAGAAAAGAGGCGGTTATAAGAGATGAACGGGAAAAGGCTGCGCGGCGAGAAGAAGTACAAAAACGCGCTGCTGCTTTAGCTGCGATGAGCCCGGTGCGCAGGGAAATGGAAGAGGACGGCTACAGCACGGATGAAAATAAGTTCATGCAGCAAATGACCGGAAAATGGCTCAAACAAATGGAGTCCCCAGATATCGTTATTGAAACGCGCCAGGAAATCGCTCGCTTGCTGGCCGACTGGTACCAAAAATACAGAGCTGACCAGTGGAAAAAACCAAACAAGAAAAACCAAGATAAAATTAATAGGATTAATAAAGTTTTACAACTGTAAAACCGTGTGATTGATATTTTTAATTCGGTAAAAAAAGGCGGGCTGACAGGCGGATACTCATGTATTAAAGCCAGGGGGACCTCCTGGCTTTAGCCGTAGGAGATTCGGAATATGAAGAAATTTTGTGTCCCAAACGTATTATTGTTTTGCAAAAAATTTTATTGAGCATTTTATTAGAATATGGAAGGGATGTGGCAAATGGTGGTCGGAAGGATGATTTAAGGCGGGGGTGAACAACGTTGAAATGAAAGAAGATGAGCAATTCTTTTAGGTAGACCAGAGGTGTTAAAGCGAGGTGAAAAAATGGGTTTTTTAAGTGCGGTCAGGGCACTGGGAGAGTTGAGCAGTAGCTCGGGCTGGGAAGCATACCTGAAGTTTCCCCTGGATGAACCGAGTGCTAAACAAAAAAGCAAAGCAAAAAACAAGGTTAACCCAAATGATGGACACAAGGTTATCCGCATCTGGTTGCAGGTGGGAAATCCTGCTGCCGGACAGCTTGATGTACAGGGTGTTGAAAAAATTGACCTGGTTGATTATCAAACAGGTCCCGAAATGAAATTAAAGTATCTTTACCGGGACAAAGTAGGTGCCAATACTTTTTGGGGTTTTACGCCGGTTTTTAAAATGGGCAAACCCAAAAAGGATTTGGCGGCCAAAAAAGCTGCCCTGCTGGGTGAAAGCGGCAACTGGCGCCAAGAAGATAAATCAATTTATTACAAATTAAAGCACCGCTTGCTGGGAGATTA carries:
- the cas10 gene encoding type III-B CRISPR-associated protein Cas10/Cmr2 — translated: MRTLHFTLGPVQGFVASARRTRDLYAGSFLLSYLAGQAMYAVTCAGGEIIFPAVSDKNKQITDPLLKAIRVTAEKKMTLKYGPETGSLPNRFKARIPDGFDPDSCRRAVLVAWQHIAAVVWEKFVNAVAGEGKAVREIWDRQVNGFWEINWAVGEEDNLLDRRKNWRSYVPAAEPGDKCTVMGNLQELSGYTRAQRKEREKQRAFWEQMGQKLPGLELRDDERLCAIALIKRLYPLVAEETIGWKLPRHYPSTSYMAAVHWIARTIEQKPGWAEKFARQARACGFETGGTGIEPGTGIKCIIKAAGKQPRSAGLARLNGNCFFDSTLENDRLWKVNTADCRKKLRGLLKEHKEPAPFYALLLMDGDELGALLREDREKGGDGSHVSRALLNFSKLVKETVQAHNGITVYAGGDDVLALLPLEDALAAAMELQFRYKAAFKEMGREKRATISGAIIYAHHHAPLKSVLARLHHLLDKVAKDETGRDSLAVCVWKGAGPVLTWSAPWQVLLEGYGQDGDTVPGGTGSNLIDELVEVFAAGNDKSGEYNSSFFYNIRSRFEILAAGAEQEKNRVFTRSIAGGEDALLKENEDIVDLLTAEYLKGMEREKDRVSLDTANERMRRLVRLCRRSWREKGELHIAKGPLTMDGALLVRFLATKGVRE
- the cmr4 gene encoding type III-B CRISPR module RAMP protein Cmr4, with product MKSVILGLLAETALHPGTEQSAGVIDLPVAREAVGGYPVIAGSSLKGALRDFMEQILGENDSRVTNFFGRPDNAGVVAVTDARLLLLPARSLTGHYKWVTCPYLLERYQRDRELAGLPCDFRIPEPKEEQAVIHSGTRNGGQDSLFLEELVFNVAQQDLSGLIDNFAGLVKHQAVQNRLPGQLAVISDDEFAYFARYGLQVNARNVLDNETKTSKNLWYEETIPPDSLFYALLIPRPGAGEALAELRQLFGKQPFLQVGGNETVGQGWCSVTWLEGKDGGR
- the cmr6 gene encoding type III-B CRISPR module RAMP protein Cmr6, which produces MLPDFKLPLYKTAHAIPENLPASGHAGLWYDKYCSQWTKDKNGSKLNFEKLDWIKTVTGQNAGMPELITEMKERLVRLAESRCGKVFFFNTGGRFVTGLGREHPVENGFTWHFLLGAPFLPGPSVKGVVRAWAETWLQEEQSVIDRIFGPEKKNTRRVGSVVFFDALPAAPVKLEAEVMTPHYMEYYKGQEPPADWHSPNPIPFLTVAAGQTFVFAIAPRRPENENDHADMERVAGWLENTLLNAGAGAKTASGYGRFIRDKRKEAVIRDEREKAARREEVQKRAAALAAMSPVRREMEEDGYSTDENKFMQQMTGKWLKQMESPDIVIETRQEIARLLADWYQKYRADQWKKPNKKNQDKINRINKVLQL
- the cmr5 gene encoding type III-B CRISPR module-associated protein Cmr5, yielding MNRTLEQKRAAHALGKVRDIEKLNEDEQKKYSSYVKSLPAAILANGLGQAAAGLVARAKGNDDDIHRVIYNHLEEWLCRENKKSPYQGEKGLIDAITARDRNAYLLAQVEALSWMEWLKKFATAYLKQPEGDED
- a CDS encoding type III-B CRISPR module-associated Cmr3 family protein; this translates as MEFNGKLWVFEALDTFFFRDGSPYNAGEGGQTGTQSMFPPFISTLQGAVRIVLATQRGWTPERPEKWPGELGTPSNLGMVELRGPYLLKGEKFLFPMPLHVLHQENSAGGEGAYTRLQPGELVECDLGRVRLPELQQSLPGAKPLEGSWLDAEGLKAVLHGGLPGVEHIFHAGDLWQGENRVGIERDRKSRTAAQTKLYSSVHVRPQKDVTVAVLAGGVPEDWHPSDTRVVRLGGEGRYARVKVYRREVQLPRAPEIKPAGGVVRFTVTLITPGRYREGETCQVIRYGPPGIPGECVSACIGKLQTVGGWDSISHCPRPAEPVIPAGSTWFFEAKENALEEVRSLHGKVNDAWGYGQIVLGKWEEC